In Aspergillus chevalieri M1 DNA, chromosome 7, nearly complete sequence, the sequence TTCGCGGACTCGACGGCCGATGTGGTGATCGTTCTGCGCGCGTGGTGAAGAATCCATAATGGGGGAGGATAACCAGTCTGGTTGTTAAAAGACTGGTCTAAAGGTCATAGACATGGCATGGGCCGTAGAAAAGGTTGTAGATGAAGTGGTGCACTCGTGGTTGTTGAAGGGGTATTGTTTTTGAGGGGTAGGAATGTACGGGGGAGGGTAGAATACTTGGTGGGAATAAACAAGCGATGGCAAGGTATATAACGCAAGATAAAACTAAAGAGCAGCAATCAATCACtcgaggagaaaagaagcgaCCAgtaaagaagagaagaaaggccGGTCTTTTTTTGTTGGACAAGACTCCGTTCCCTTGGCTGGAGGTCACGTGGTGCACCGGTGACTGGCTGGAGACTATAACAGAACCGTTTAAGTGTCGATGAACCCGGTCTGGGTCAAACCGGTTGTCTCTGGAAGGGGGCCCAGCCAATAACATTGATTATGAAGAGACTACTGACAGGTCTTCGCGAAGTTTGTATGTTCAATGCCAATTGTTTTCCACACATTCTACACATCATGATCTCCATTACTGTGACATGATTCATCTTATTAACCTTGTCTATACTCCAGACTCCGTACTCTGCCTGTAAACATCCCGGTAACGGGAGAATAACAGTGTTTATCTGATGCCGGTTTTACTCCGGACTCCGTCCCGCTATCCTCGCTCCTTTTTCGGTATAGCGTCTTCCCTAATCTCGGTACGGAAGCCTCAGCCGCCAATCATGGTAGTGCCGCGCAAGCCACGCACCGCCTTGCACGTGTTCTGCCGATGTATGACACTTGGACTGCGCACTATTATTCGATCAGTAGCTGACACATCGACACATCTGCCTTTGGCTATTTTGTTGCCTCCGGTGTCTAGTCCGGCAGTAATATTCCATCCCCAGCTGATGATTCATAAACCCTGTGCTGCTGACTCGTATTGCATAATTATGATTTATGCTGCATATCCCGTATCTCATTAGCCATTAACTAGTCTCATACGCGTATCATCGAAAGATCATGAATGATCCAGCAATTCCATTCAAACTCCATCAAACTAGAACTTCTCCATCAGCCGTTTGCGTACTGTCCACATCCGCGCCCGCTTGCCGTACATGTACATTGGGATTGTAAATAGCAGACAGCCTAGTTGGATTCCACCAAGGGCCAGGAATACCGTTCGCGCCCCGTCGGATTCCATCCAGTCGACAACAAACAGGGAGAAGATTAGGCCGTGGAAGACGTCTGCATTCATGTTAGCATATAGTCTCAAGTCAGATGAAGGAGGGACGGAAAGGCGCACTCTTGCTCCAGTTCAGCGTCACCAGGGCTTCCCCTGCATATTGTCGATAACTGTCTACGGCAAATGTAATGGCCGTCGTACTACCCAGACAGCACCCAAAAGACACCAGTCCGAAGAATATCGTAGGCACGATCCATGCATCCTTCTCCTGCGCACTCCAGCCAAACGCCATCAATCCTGCCGTCGTCGACAAGGCAATTGGAATACCCATCACGAGTCGGAACTCCGGCTCATAAACACCCCCGTTACGACGGGTCATGAACTTGACGATGATATCAGACACTTTACCCGCCACCGCGGTGCCGATTAACCCACCTACAAACGGGGAGATGTAGATCAGACCCGCCTGCAGCGAAGTGAAGTTGTAGCTGCCTCCCTGGTAGATATGGGAGACGAGCTCTGACATGACAATCAGCCATCCGACAGACAGTGCGTACACTGCTGTCGACCACAGGATGGCCGGGTAGGCGAACAAGATGAACGGTCGTACTGCAACACGCAGCCACTTGTCATGGGCGATCCGACCCGACCAGGGTCTAAGATATTGGGCGAAAGGGATTGGACCCCGCTCTCGAAGCCGGTTCGTGTATCGTGCCGCTCCGGTCACTGGGGCGGGAGAGTCGTTGCCCGCGTGTTTGGCCGCTTCAGGGTCATTCGGATGATCTGGCTTCTCAGGATCGGCCGCTCTGTTCTCCGCCCCCGTGGTTGATATTGCCGTGATTCGGTCTCCTTCTTGGCCACCGTGCCCTCCTTCCTCTACCTTCTCATGACTGTCAAACTCAACGTGGCGATCCGAGTGCCTCCTCGCAACTGGTGACGGGGGCTGAATTTCTTCTTCCACTTTGTCGGCCAAGCTTTCAGCATACGGCGGCCGACCCCGTCGTCCGTGGGAAATGATATTCGAGACGCTCCGATGGAGGTTTGGTCGTTTATGATGGCGATGGGGACGAGGCGTGCGATCCCAAAACGTCTCGGGcacgaagaagaaaaggcaTACCAAACAGCCACCAGTAATGATAGCCACGATCCAAAACACCCAACGCCATCCCATACTATTGATGATGGCAGCACTCACCAAGGGAACCAAGTTCTTGCCACCTAGCAACAGGAGGGTGTAAATGCCGATTCTATATGCACGCTCATGCAAGAAGTAAATCTCTGCGATGCTGGCTGATGGAAGGCATTCGACCGGGCTCACTGCAATGCCCTGGAAGACACGGGCAACCACCAAGCTAGCGTAATCCGGCGACAGCGCACACCAGACAGCTGATAGGATGAAAAGGGTGGCACCCAGTAAGTATACTGGTCGCTTCCCGAACAAAATAGCAGTCGGAGACATAATCACCGAGCCCACTCCCAGTCCCAACATGTATAAACCGGTCGTGTAGGCCACCTGCTGCGTCGACACATCATAGGTCGCGGCCACATTATTGAATCCCGCTGCCAGGACAGGGGTCATTCCCCCTCCCAACAAACTGTAAAACCCCAGCGACAGTAACGCCGCATCACGTCGCCAAACCGGCCAGTTGAGCGGATCGTTCGCGGAATCATCAGGCTGAGGGCTCAAAACGACGCCATCGGTAGTTTTTTTAATGGGGTCGCGAGAAGGAGAACGGGTCGGAGGATTCGGTTGAGGGAATGATGACGGAGCCGTGCGCTCGGGTTGACGTCGCAATCCTAGTGGTTCGTTGCGGTCGTGGGACAACAGAAGAACCGTTCCTGAGCCGCATCAGTTACCACCTTGTCTTTCCGTGTTACCTCAATGCGCTGACTTACCAGGTACTTCGTCCGTCTGCTTATCGCTCAAGATACCCAACGTCGACTTGGCGCGATAAGGCTCTTTCACCTCCGGAGACTCCTCATCCTTCGAGTTGCCTCCAAGCCATCGTTTCCAGCGAGGAGTGACTTGCCGTGCTTGGTCCTCAGAAGTCTCTGGTTTGTTCTCCATGGCGCCCTCATCGGATACAGCTCCGTGAGGCATGGCCCCCGACGTCATTTTATCCTCAATGTTGTTTTCCCGCCTCCAAGCAGAATCCATCTATCTCTGCACAAAGAAGCGATGAGTTAGCCACGCCACTTGCTTCAGAGAATTCGAGATCATGCGCTCGGATCACGATCACGTACATGTGGGATGCCCGGGCACAGCCCAAGACAAAGGAAGAGATAACCAACAGAAATTGACACCTTGTCACCAACCAACAGAAAGTACCCTCGAGTGGTCACGACCTGCGCGAGCACGTAGAAGTAAAAGCGATCAAGTAGCGTTGCAAAACAACGACATCTTCAAAAAGCGATGGAAGAGGGGGtgcaaatatatatatatatatcaaaGACACGGGACAAGAAATCcaagccaaggaaaacaAAAATCGGCGAAGGATGTCTGTCGGTGAGAGCTTATTCGCTGATATGCGACGCGTGATAAGATAGACTCGAAACGATGCTTCAAAGAGAGAAGGGACAGTGCTTGCGAAGGAAAATGACGAGTCCAAGTCACACTGAAACAGGCAAAAAAAAGTGATGCTCAAAAACGGCCCAGATGCACGTGGTCGGAGGGCGGTGGAGGCAAGACACTTACAAGGTACATACTACTTATCACCTCTGCTAGGTACCTTGGGGTATCTCGAGTGAAATGAAATGTTGTATGCAATACAATGCATGCATTTTTATTTTCATTGCAAAGTGTCAAATGTCGCCTCTACGCAGGGTCCTCTCGTATAGATAGCGGCAAGAACAGCTCATGTGATCGACCGTTAGCGCCTGTCGTCATCGTGCAGAGATCCGCGCCAAACTCGAGCTCGTGCTTAGCTTTAGGGGTGGCGTACTTGGTCCAATGCCATGGGCAGATGACTACTCTCTACCCTTTGTGGAAAATCGGAGATGCatcaaagaaaaaacagaaagaggaggaaaCGGACGAATGAAATGCATACGCCAAAGCTGCCGTATGGACATTGCTCAACGTACATGAAAGAGTTCTCAGTCCTGCTGGTCAATCCTCTACTGCATATGAGAGTCCTAATACTGTAGAATCTTAAGTCCCAACGAAATTGGAATCCCCCGGGAGATTCAGGCAACATTTCACTACAACCTTAGGTCCGTCCGATCAATTGATGTTGGGATGAGACATACATACATAGACTTCTTCCAATGCAAATCGGACGACCGACGGGGCGCCATAGAGTCTCTTTTAGGGCTGAACATGCAGGAACTGAGACCCCTGGATCGATTCCACATATTGGAAAATCTCTCTATGGACGAAGTTTGGTTCTTGAGACAAAATGCCATAAATCAGGCATTCGCGAAGATCAACTGTTAGTCTTCTCAGCTGAATCTGTTCGGCTGCTCAGCCTTCCGCATCCCGCTCAGCTCTACAGAGTATGCAATATTCCTGCAACTATCACCGACCATCGAATCGTAGGCAAACTCGAATACTTGTACAGACTAGACTCGGACGGATATGTAAAGTGTCATTTGACACTCCAATACCCACGGTGGCTTTGGTAGAGGGAATCTATTGAGCTGACAAGAATGAGAAATATTGCAATGATTAATTATTCAATCCATTCAGTCCGTATGGTAGAACTGCTGCCCTCCGACTCCCTATCCTCATCCCGCAAACCCCACGAGTTGCCGACAGCCTCGCATAACAGCAAGAAGTCAAGATTCAGCGCAGGAGCGAAGAGCATCTGATTCTCTAATCTCTGGATCGCCGTCTCCCGACTCAATTGATTCTCCGGCCTGGCGGTCTTTGAGCTACTGCTATGAGACTCGGCACCATCATTACGGCTCTCACGCTCGTAAACCCAGATCACGGAATCATCAATTACACTTTCGTCGTCGCTGTCACTATCTGAGCCACTAATGTCGCCGGTCCGCTTGTATCCGATTTGTTTGAGGTATTCCCGTTTGGCGACTTCTTCTTTAAAGCATAGTTCGTACCAGCGGCGGAGTTTAGTGACGGTTAACGCGCAGTCCATGGGGTCTTCGCCACGATCTCCTGTTTCCGAGATGAGGGCGTGAGGCCCAATCTTCTTGACCAGGAGTTCAGGGTTACCCTCATAGGCGAGATCATCACCGAATTCTATCGTGGCAAGATCCGTATCAGGACTCAAACCAGGAAACACCAACTTCATATCCCGCGGTATGAACAACTTCACAAACTCCCTTGCCGCAGTCCTCGCAACCTCCTCACAAATTGACTTACTCCGACAAACCGGCACCACAAGATCAAAAACCTGCGCATCGCTATACCCCCCAAAGAAATCAATCGTGTCCGGACAATTCCACCTTCCCTCGACATACGGCGCAAACCTCATCAGCGCATACCGCAGCTGTTTATCCTGTAGCTCCTTCCTGCCCGTTCGAATATACGCGATGGGCCGATGGACTAGGCTTCGTGCGGGCACGGCGTCGGAGCAGATTGCGCAGCGGTAGTCTGCTGTTTCCAGGATGTGGCGCTCGTGGTAGCCGGCGATGCGGCAGTAGTCGAAGGCTTCGTCGGCTTCGTTTTTGGATTGCgtggggaggagggtttggGGCCAGGTTGAGGAGAGGACGAGGCAGGTTAGTTGGCCGGGTTGTGGGGGCAGGCGGACTTGGAGGTCGGGTCTTCCGATGAAGACTGTGGTGCCGATTGTGCAGAGTTTGGGTTGTTTTTGGGCTGGGTCATTGAGCTGGCTGAAGGAGGATGGTGGTGTGGTGTACGCACCAAATGATGATTCGGGGCTGGTGGGACTCATCCAGCCGGGGCTCATCCAACCGGTAGGGCTCATGGCTCCTGGGGTGCTGCTGAAGGACCGTCCCACAGATGTATTGGTCATCTTGCGCTTAGCACGCTTGATATCCTCCTTCAGTGGCCGGGGCTTGATCGATCCCTCCATAACCCCCATGATATAGTTCTGCGAACTCAGCATAGCCTCTCGAAAGCAGTGATCCTCAAGCGAGCAAACCGGCACAGCCAAACAACACATGTACGGCCTATCGCTCGCAAAATTCCCAATTGCCCAATCCACCTCAGCCCTTTTTCTGAAATGCGTCGTGTGCGAAGCAATAGTCCGCAGGATACGATGCATCTTCTCGAAATCCGACAGATCCAGATACCCGTTCTTTGTCGCGCTCAGCGGCCGGAACACGAAGCATTTCACCTCTCTTCTTCGACACATCCGACACGCTCCTTTCTGACTCGACAAAATCTCGTCAGAAAACCGGACAGCCAGTTTTCCCGCCGCGAAGAAAATAGGAAGTTTCGCTTCGGGGTTCTTCAGATGCACTGACTGCTGCGCAGAGAGACGATTCGCTTCTTTAGTATCGAACAACAGCTTCTCGATATGGTTCGTGTATGGCTGAGTTCTCGGCTCCCAAGTTTCCTTGGGGACACGGCCGTTGAAGCGGGCATGGTCGAGCTCAGGCGCTTCAGCGTCTGTGTTTCCGAAGAAGATGCTGAGCCAGACTGCGACGTCGTTGTCTTCGTTTCCTTTGGGTCTGTCCTTAGACTTGCTGGACTGGTCTCCGGTGCTGCTGGCGGATTTTGGTGGGCTGAGACCTACACTGGTTTTGCTGGTACCAGTTGAGCGTCTTCCTCTGGGgatgaggggaagaaggacgGATGCCATTTCGTCTAGTCTTCTCCTTGGCTTAGTGGAAGGATTCGTGAGGTTTGAAGAAGGGTGAGGTTCTTAGCCAGCTAACAGTCAGTTTCGACTAGAAGTGAATATGAGAAGAATTTTCTTTGTGTTCGCATTTAGGGTCAAGGATGCAGTATATTGCAAAAATAGCATTTCAGGGTCATTGCAGTGAATCGTGCATAACAAACATTATTGACTAGACAGCGTCGGCCTTGTACAACTAGGTATATCTACTCCGCCAATCGATATTCGACATTTAATCCCATCCATAATGGGCGTTGTCATGTCGAATAACTCCAGCGATCTGACAGGATATAAATAGCAATGAGATTGTCTTCCGCGTGAGAGCCAACGACTGTGCAGATACCCTAACAGCAATGTAAAATACATCTGAAGTGCTGCAAAAGACATATtactgaaaaaaaaaatccttCCGAATtctagaaaaaaaaagggatcTGAGGAATCTAAATAAAGAAGTGATCTAGAGTGCTCACGTGATGCGGAGACGCCCCTTCTCGCCAAAATGATGTGCTGTTATTCCTGTCCCTGTCCACTTCgggttttttcttttcttcccttcgCTCTTTTGTCGTTTTTACTTGACTGGTCAATTGAATTGAATCGCAGGACATTGGCTGTGCCTCGATCCTTCCCTCCACGAATCCGCTGCCATTGTTTGCGTGCTGTTGGTATCGTGGCCATTCAAGGATCGTCGCTGGTCGTTCGACTCGTCCTTTATCACGtttctctccttttctctcGACCTTAGTTGGGCATTGGCCGTATTCTCTCGTTTTACTCACATCTTCGATATCGCTTTGATTAAATCTACGCCACAATGAAGGTATCTCAGCTTCTATTCCTCCTCCCCGTCATCTCGACCGTCGCCGCAGACCTCGCTCCGAACCCTGCGAACCCAACGCAGCCCGCCCTCGCCCAACGGGATGTCACAAATGCCAACGGAGAGACAATTGGGGCCTCTAAGGCCGGGTCAAAGGGGGCGCTGGACGCCCCTGTGGATGAGCACGCGGGGCATAAGCAGACTGGCCAGGGCAGAACCGCGGAGGGACATGAGAAGTTCGATGCGACGGTATCCTCGGTGGAGGTTGGCAGTGGGGTGACGGGCACAGAAAAGGACGCCCAAGGCGCTGGAGTGGCGTCGGAGAAGCAATCAGGTGAGAAGAAAGTGCCGGAGGGGCCGAAGGAGGCACCTCCTTTGCCGTATAGTGAGCAGAAGAAGGCCTCGGAGGAGGGTGTTAGTGGGAAGGGTACCAAAGGCGTGCCTGCGGTATGAATAGCCTACTTATTTGGTGATGATCAAAGTTGACAGTTACATTACAGAAACCCAGTACTCCTCCGGAAACCTACGATATCGCGACCCCGAAATCCGCAACATCTTCGAAGGATACGCATACATATACAGGCACGAAAGGCACATCCTCGACGAGCAAGCTGGAGTTGGATGAACAACCGGCTGCCGATCCTTTGCACTCGCTCATCTTTTCTTTCACCATGATCATCGTTTCCGAGATTGGCGACAAGACCTTCTTGGTCGCGGCCCTTATGGCCATGAGACACCCCCGTCTGCTTGTCTTCTCCGCTGCCTTTTCCGCCCTGATTGGCATGACCGTTCTATCCGCTATCCTCGGACACGGAATTCCTACGCTGATTCCCAAGACCTTCACCAAGTTCATGGCAGCTTTATTGTTCTTCGTTTTCGGACTGAAGATGCTCAAGGAAGGTCGCGAGATGTCTCCTGACGAGGGCGTGGGTGAAGAAATGAAGGAAGTCGAGATGGAGCTCGAAGAAAAGGAACAGGAGCAGATTCGCCTGGGCCGCCGCCGTTCGTCTGTCACACCGCACTCCTTGGAAGCAGGACGCGGCCGTTCGTCCAAGAACCGTATGCCATCGCCTCCTGAGTCTCtttcgtcgtcctcgtcgcgCGAGTCTTCTCCTAGCCCTGGTCGCCGGTGGGACGATATGCTGGTCGGATTGAACAACCTCTTCTCGCTACTGCTGAGTCCCGCCTGGGTGCAAACCTTCGCCATGACCTTCCTTGGCGAGTGGGGCGACCGGAGTCAAATTGCGACGATCGCGATGGCTGCCGGACAGGACTACTGGTGGGTGACTGTGGGTGCGGCTACGGGACATGGTATTTGTACGGCTGCTGCCGTGATTGGAGGAAGTGCTATCGCTGGAAAGGTTAGCATGCGCGTTGGTATGTTCTCTGTCTCCTCATTTTGTCTATGCGAATACCTGCTAATCATGATCAGTGACTCTTGGCGGTGCTACGGCCTTCCTCGTCTTTGGCGTGATATACTTGATCGAAGCGTTCTACGAATGATTTCTTTCATCGGTTTGGAGGTTGGTGTAGATTGGGGTAATGAAAACTAGCATCTAGCATGGACTTCTATACGTGCTTTAATATAATCGTTCTGTAATTACTCTTCTTCCAAATCCCAGGGTAAATACTCTAGGGTTAGGGTGTTCTGCCTGGGGCAGCCGTAAACCCGCTGAGTCAGCCAACCCCTAGACTTCCCCAAAGCGCACCACTAAAAACGGCAGCGGCCAGCGATTCGCAGCGCCGGAGCCTCACAGCCTGGCCAATTTCTGCCGGTCGCTGGCATTTTCCCTTCTGTTTTTCCAACCTCTTCATTCATCGCTTCTCTTCCACTTCCGACCGGCGCCTTCTCTCTGCGAGTGACCATCGATCTATACGGGATTCCTCTACTTCTATACGCCCCCGCCGATAAACTACGAAAAGAACAACTCAGTCATGGCCCGGTCCCGGTCGCGCTCTGCGATTCGCGGCGAGACTGTTTCTGTTCCGCGACCGGTGCAGAAGGCTGCGCTATATAGTACTACTCTGGACGTGAAGAGTCCTCCGCGCAGGCGATGGACGAGGAGTCAGAGTCGGGAGGTCGAGTCGCATCAGCAGAGTCGCGATGGTGGtagcggtggtggtggtggtggtcagTCGGGGAAGGGAtgggggaagaggaggggggaTATTGAGAGTGAGTTTATTTTGTTCTTGTTTTTAAATTTTGTTTACTTTCTCTTCTGGTTATTTCGTTGTCTTTAGTCCTGgttgtttgttttgtttaTACTCCAACTCGAGTTTTGTATCGGCGTGGTGTTTACCGCATCGGACGTCACCACGCATtgttctttctctttttacGCCTTAACCCATTTTAAAACCGACTAACTCATGTTGCAGAGCTCGATGCGATCGAAGAGTCTCCCGCCAAAACCCAAACACCCCAGAGGCGCATTTCAAATCCCGTCCAAGTACAGGGTTCCCCGGAAGATGCCGTCAACATGTCCGGCACCACCATTCTCCCGTCAGAGCCGGAAACGGACCTCGATCCAGACATGATGATCGAGACTCTACCATCTTTGGAACGAGAAGCCAATGATGTTTTGCATATTCTGGTTCCTGGGTCTGTGGACCCGGTTAGTATCGTCAACACGGCGAAGAAGCTGCGCGATCCGCAGAATCCGCAGAGGAAGCGGCTTAAACGGTTAATGTCGAATCTGGACGCGGAAACGCAGTATTTTGGGCACCAGACGTACATCGATACGAAGCAGGTTAACCCGCTGCTTATTTCTgcgctggagaagaaaggtACAGGGACGAGTAGGGAGTGGAGTCCGGATCCTATTTTGCACAAGGTGAACTGTGCGCGTTTGGCGCTTGAAGTACTTTTGGCAGATGCGTCGAGTGGGAAAAAAACTGAGTCGCAGAGGAAGGCGATCCATGATTTGGAGGGACGGTTTCCGTCGCCGTTCATGAATGAACTTGGGAAAGGGCTTCAGGGTGGTCATGGACAGAGTGCTCTTGAGAAAGACACTTTCGATCTGGCGTTGGAGATCCGCACGCAGTCGCTTTTGGTCAAGTTGGAGACACACCAGAATGAGGACAGATTCGATCCTGAGGCGATTGTGAGTGGTGTCTTCTTCGATGACGTTATGGGTGATGAAGACGATTCGTATCAGGATGGCCAGGAGCCTCCTCGTGGGTTTAATATCAAGCTGTTTGAAAACGAAAATGGACGGCTTCCGGAGAGGTTCACAGAAGCTGTCTACGATCGCGTCAACGAGATTCGTGTCACGTTagcagaagaagatgacGACGGTATCCGCGGGCTACAAGGCGCCTATCGATGGCAGAAATTTGTTTTAAGGGTGGCACAGTGGATTAGAAAGAGGGAAAACGAAATCAACCGAGACTTAAAGTCGCAATCCGATGCTGAGACTGTTCGTGAGGAGTACTTCTCTGAACCCCAACGGGAAAGTTCGTCGTTTAGCAGGTGGAGTAGCTCCCCTACGGCCGTTCGAGAGGTGTCAACTATACAGACGGTACCGGTGAAAGCGCCAAAGGAGCCAGTCCAGAAGCCGGAGCAGAAGCCGGTCCAGGAGCCAGTACAAGAACAGACCCAAGAACCGGTCGAGCCAGCTCAAGAGCTGGGACCAGTTGTCGGGCCAGCTAAGTCTGAGCGACGAAAGTCATACAAAAGCCAATGGCTTAACGCTTCCATGATTGAACGAATTAGTCAGAGACAGCGACGACAGACGGACTACGTGAGACCTGTTTCTCAGGAAAAGTCGCCAGAAGCCTCTAATCGCCGTCAAACGTTGTCAGGGCCGGTGACAGCTGAACCAACTGTACCACCAGAATCTCGCGAAATCCCAGCATCTCCAGAAAACCCCCCGACATTCTTGCAAAATGAAGAAGACCTCTTCGTCGACTCCAGCTCCCATCTACAACCGCACAGAGGTGAACCCGCACCGGAAAAATCACACAGCCCGCCAATGCGTCGCCAGACCATATCCATACCACCAAACGAACTGCCCTCGAGCGAGGAAGTCTGGAACGCAGCGACCAAAGCAACTCCCCGCCTAACAGCCAACCCGCGACGAAAAACACCTGCAGCCTTTGTCGACCGCCAGGAACACGCCCGACGGGTATCCCCGATTAGTCTCAGTGATCCCCACAGCGCAGAACGCAGAGAACGACCACAGCCACCAGCATCACGAAAGCGCCAACGTACAGCAGAGGaagatgacgacgacgacgacgaatTTAGCCGCTACGAACGAGCAATCGACCCCTCAGTCAAGCGCGCACAGAAACCAGACCAATCTCGTCACCTAAAGCGTCCAAGGGTCGACGACGCACGGCGGCGGGAGAGAACCTCGCCGCCGTCCAgcactgctgctgccgccacCACAACTACTACAGCTACCACTAGCACAGACTCGAAAGTACGAGTCCGTTGGTCATCCGAAGAAGATAAACGATTGATGCGCCTAATCCGCGAATGCGGGACCAGCTGGTCGGATCTGGTTCGACAGAACCACGCCGAGCCGGTGCAGGAGGGCGAGGTACGGATTGAAGACCGCGACCAGGTGCAGTACAAGGATCGAGCGAGAAATTTGAAGATCATTTATTATCGGTATGTCCCCACCCCTAGACTGGGATATGCTTGCAGGTATATGGATATTCTAACGGAAGTCTATAGTGAGGGACGACAAGACGAATTGCCGAAACAGTTCGAGTACGTGACTATGAGTAAACGGGACAAGGAGAGTTTACGTAAGAGGGGAATCGAGATAGACTAGCTTTTTGACTTTGGTTTTCTTTTCGCCTTTTGACTTGCCTATTGGTTTTTATTATGTGTTTGTTTGCTATGACGCGTGATGATACCCTATGCTTGTTTACACTATATATTATGAACGTGCCGAATGATAATGGTATAATTGATATCGACATCGATCCCCAGGATTCTAATCTAAAATACACATATACATC encodes:
- a CDS encoding putative MFS transporter (COG:G;~EggNog:ENOG410PH2S;~InterPro:IPR020846,IPR011701,IPR036259;~PFAM:PF07690;~TransMembrane:12 (i160-183o203-222i227-244o256-279i286-309o315-335i501-524o544-568i589-610o616-642i654-673o685-706i);~go_function: GO:0022857 - transmembrane transporter activity [Evidence IEA];~go_process: GO:0055085 - transmembrane transport [Evidence IEA]) — its product is MDSAWRRENNIEDKMTSGAMPHGAVSDEGAMENKPETSEDQARQVTPRWKRWLGGNSKDEESPEVKEPYRAKSTLGILSDKQTDEVPGTVLLLSHDRNEPLGLRRQPERTAPSSFPQPNPPTRSPSRDPIKKTTDGVVLSPQPDDSANDPLNWPVWRRDAALLSLGFYSLLGGGMTPVLAAGFNNVAATYDVSTQQVAYTTGLYMLGLGVGSVIMSPTAILFGKRPVYLLGATLFILSAVWCALSPDYASLVVARVFQGIAVSPVECLPSASIAEIYFLHERAYRIGIYTLLLLGGKNLVPLVSAAIINSMGWRWVFWIVAIITGGCLVCLFFFVPETFWDRTPRPHRHHKRPNLHRSVSNIISHGRRGRPPYAESLADKVEEEIQPPSPVARRHSDRHVEFDSHEKVEEGGHGGQEGDRITAISTTGAENRAADPEKPDHPNDPEAAKHAGNDSPAPVTGAARYTNRLRERGPIPFAQYLRPWSGRIAHDKWLRVAVRPFILFAYPAILWSTAVYALSVGWLIVMSELVSHIYQGGSYNFTSLQAGLIYISPFVGGLIGTAVAGKVSDIIVKFMTRRNGGVYEPEFRLVMGIPIALSTTAGLMAFGWSAQEKDAWIVPTIFFGLVSFGCCLGSTTAITFAVDSYRQYAGEALVTLNWSKNVFHGLIFSLFVVDWMESDGARTVFLALGGIQLGCLLFTIPMYMYGKRARMWTVRKRLMEKF
- a CDS encoding uncharacterized protein (COG:S;~EggNog:ENOG410PXJ1), translating into MASVLLPLIPRGRRSTGTSKTSVGLSPPKSASSTGDQSSKSKDRPKGNEDNDVAVWLSIFFGNTDAEAPELDHARFNGRVPKETWEPRTQPYTNHIEKLLFDTKEANRLSAQQSVHLKNPEAKLPIFFAAGKLAVRFSDEILSSQKGACRMCRRREVKCFVFRPLSATKNGYLDLSDFEKMHRILRTIASHTTHFRKRAEVDWAIGNFASDRPYMCCLAVPVCSLEDHCFREAMLSSQNYIMGVMEGSIKPRPLKEDIKRAKRKMTNTSVGRSFSSTPGAMSPTGWMSPGWMSPTSPESSFGAYTTPPSSFSQLNDPAQKQPKLCTIGTTVFIGRPDLQVRLPPQPGQLTCLVLSSTWPQTLLPTQSKNEADEAFDYCRIAGYHERHILETADYRCAICSDAVPARSLVHRPIAYIRTGRKELQDKQLRYALMRFAPYVEGRWNCPDTIDFFGGYSDAQVFDLVVPVCRSKSICEEVARTAAREFVKLFIPRDMKLVFPGLSPDTDLATIEFGDDLAYEGNPELLVKKIGPHALISETGDRGEDPMDCALTVTKLRRWYELCFKEEVAKREYLKQIGYKRTGDISGSDSDSDDESVIDDSVIWVYERESRNDGAESHSSSSKTARPENQLSRETAIQRLENQMLFAPALNLDFLLLCEAVGNSWGLRDEDRESEGSSSTIRTEWIE
- a CDS encoding TMEM165/GDT1 family protein (BUSCO:EOG092646CB;~COG:S;~EggNog:ENOG410PJC6;~InterPro:IPR001727;~PFAM:PF01169;~SECRETED:SignalP(1-18);~TransMembrane:6 (n3-13c18/19o202-225i232-252o264-281i368-389o409-430i442-460o)) codes for the protein MKVSQLLFLLPVISTVAADLAPNPANPTQPALAQRDVTNANGETIGASKAGSKGALDAPVDEHAGHKQTGQGRTAEGHEKFDATVSSVEVGSGVTGTEKDAQGAGVASEKQSGEKKVPEGPKEAPPLPYSEQKKASEEGVSGKGTKGVPAKPSTPPETYDIATPKSATSSKDTHTYTGTKGTSSTSKLELDEQPAADPLHSLIFSFTMIIVSEIGDKTFLVAALMAMRHPRLLVFSAAFSALIGMTVLSAILGHGIPTLIPKTFTKFMAALLFFVFGLKMLKEGREMSPDEGVGEEMKEVEMELEEKEQEQIRLGRRRSSVTPHSLEAGRGRSSKNRMPSPPESLSSSSSRESSPSPGRRWDDMLVGLNNLFSLLLSPAWVQTFAMTFLGEWGDRSQIATIAMAAGQDYWWVTVGAATGHGICTAAAVIGGSAIAGKVSMRVVTLGGATAFLVFGVIYLIEAFYE